CAGGAAAGATAAAGGAACTTTCCTTTTTGTTGGTCAACGCCAAAAAACTGTTCCCAATAAATACCATTAGCCTTGATCGCTGGTAACAAATTACAGAGGCTCTAGTGTGAAGTTTTACAACTTGCGTTCAAATTCGTTTTCCAGTTCCATAATGCGTTTTTTATATTCATTAATGGAAATTTTTGCACCTTTTAGCCCACCTCGAAGATTTATTTCGGAAAGATAAGGACTATCGGTATCTGGAGAGACCATTAGGTCGATATGGGCATATGGAAATTTGCCACGCGTCATTACTTCCTTACACAATTGTAACTCTTGGTTGTTTAACTCATAGTGGCCAGTATCCCCTCCAAAGAATAGGTTATTCCTAAAGGTCCTGGTATTTTTTCGCCAGTATGCCTCAATATAGTCTCCTATAATGATTACCCTTATATCAAGGCAATTTGGTACGAAGGGTTGAAGTACAAAGGGGTAATCTAGATGGCCAAATGTAGTCTGATTGTATACCTGTTCAATATTTTCCCAGATGTGGATTCCAAGGCCGCAGTTCATGCGATCCTGTTTGGTGACAACAGGTCCTCTTAGGATTGAATTTGTTATTGCCTTGATCAGGTCATGACGGTCTCTAATTACGGTAGTGCCTGGGACCATCCAGCGTTTGTATATGTAAGCCTGTAGGCACTTGGATCTACTAATCTTTTGAGATAGGGCTGAGGGAAAGAGGATAACTCCTCGTTCACTGAGATCGAGATAAAGACTCTCCTCAGTAGGTTTAAGATTTAGAAGACCTATTACGCAATCTCCTTGTTTTAAATTGTCATAGTTGGCTCTAAACGAACTGTTATCTTTATAAAGTTTTCGTCCCATATTTTCGTGCTCCTAATTTTAGATCCAAAGTTATAAGTTTCACTCACGAAAAGAAGTACTAAATTCTCAGTACTCAGTACTTTTCTAATTCCCTTGAAGGACTCCTTTTTACAAAGTAATGTGTATAATCTAAATCCTGCATCTTTAATAAAGATACCGAATGTGAGAAAGCCTGATGCAGGTGGCTCTGCAGTTTTTAGATTATCTTTAAATTACCAAGAAAGTTGAGAGGAGGAAAGAAATGTTTGTTCGACCATCATATCTCCCCTTGGATGACAAGCAGGAGGTTCTCAAGAGATTTCTGAATAAAGATCCTAGTCTTTGGTCTGAGGACCAGGAGACACAGGCTGCTATCTCGAATCGGCTGGGATGGATGGATTGTATTGAAGATATGAAGGCCCATCTTGGGGATATCAAGGCATTTTCCCAGGAGGTTAAACAAAAGGGGATAAAAGATATAGTGCTCTTGGGCATGGGGGGATCAAGCCTTGCTCCTTTGGTATTGAGTTCTATTTTGGGCCCGAATCAAGGTTATCCTGCTCTCAAGGTATTGGACACAACTGATCCTGAGGAGATAGACAGGACAAAAAAAGTTTTGGATAGAGAAAAGACACTTTTTATTGTTGCCAGTAAGTCTGGTAAGACCATAGAACCCAATGCCCTCTTTGCATATTTCTGGGACTGGGTGAAGGGGCAGGATGGTTCTCCAGGAAATTATTTTGTTGCAATAACCGATCCAGGCAGTCCTCTTGAGACCTTGGCTCAAGAAAAAGGTTTTTGGCGAACCTTTTTGAATAGACCAGATATAGGTGGGAGATACTCGGCATTGACATTTTATGGTCTTGTACCTGCGGCACTTATTGGAATAGATGTTGAGCGCCTCCTCCTAGAGGGTGAAAAAATGGCAAAGACCTGTCTAAACACCCTCAAATGGGATGAGAATCCAGCATGTATTCTTGGAGAGTTTTTGGGCGAATATGGGGTGCAGAGTAGAGATAAGTTATCTTTATTATTTGACCCAAAGATTCGACCATTTGGCCTATGGCTTGATCAGCTCATTGCAGAAAGTACGGGTAAGGAGACAAGAGGGCTTGTTCCCATAATAGGAGAGACTACTGGTATTCCAGGTTTTTATGGCGGAGAAAGGATATTTGTATATACAAGACTAAAGTCAACGCCAGCTGAGGAGAGTTTTGACGGGTTTATAAAAGAGCTAAGGGAAGCGGACTTTCCAGTATATGAAATCTTGATAGAGGATCCATATGAGATTGGAGGACAATTCTTTTTGTGGGAGATGGCAGTTGCACTTGCATCACACTTTTTTGCTGTAAACCCGTTTGACGAACCAGATGTCATTGCCGCAAAGGAAAAGACAAAACAAGCCATAGAAGTATATAGAAAAGATGGAAAATTCCCAGTAAAGTTTTGGGTAGATCCCAAGAGTAACATAAATTTCAGGGCCTCTTCAATGATAGCGGCCTCTATGAAGGGCCTTTCGAGGGCCATTATTGACCTCTTTCAGG
This is a stretch of genomic DNA from Dissulfuribacter thermophilus. It encodes these proteins:
- a CDS encoding ATP-grasp domain-containing protein; its protein translation is MGRKLYKDNSSFRANYDNLKQGDCVIGLLNLKPTEESLYLDLSERGVILFPSALSQKISRSKCLQAYIYKRWMVPGTTVIRDRHDLIKAITNSILRGPVVTKQDRMNCGLGIHIWENIEQVYNQTTFGHLDYPFVLQPFVPNCLDIRVIIIGDYIEAYWRKNTRTFRNNLFFGGDTGHYELNNQELQLCKEVMTRGKFPYAHIDLMVSPDTDSPYLSEINLRGGLKGAKISINEYKKRIMELENEFERKL